The following coding sequences lie in one Chelonia mydas isolate rCheMyd1 chromosome 6, rCheMyd1.pri.v2, whole genome shotgun sequence genomic window:
- the ACCS gene encoding 1-aminocyclopropane-1-carboxylate synthase-like protein 1 isoform X3, with protein MLTGYSQGFSEPNLASSSRMQSVGPRPGFSTLHRLRKKRKGQRVKDPLDDLLLKTLTSQRAMEERFLQMEERRLQRDMEVEERRMQLEQRRFELEREHEFRMFNVFAQMLSILKQSNSGSSSSVALPRGLDFIQVLSDIAGMGGGGGLQEARAMHVGRPHSERRTDMYNFCNPGEFQSSPFLSARGNIANLFRGSTEEGYKAYHADKYDEDKNPNGIINFGTSENKLCFDLMSKRLTQSDMNLMEPPLLQYPDWKGHMFLREEVARFLTYYCKAPAPLKAENVIVLNGCGSLFSALATVLCDPGEAVLIATPFYGGITQSLFLYGNVKLVYAYLDSKITGTSTRPFQLTVDKLEKALQDARSEGVGVKALILLNPQNPLGDLYSLSELRDYLEFAKRHELHVIVDEIYMLSVFDESATFHSVLGMDRLPDPQRTHVMWGISKDFAVSGIRFGTLYTENQDVANAVASLCYFHGVCGPVQHKVAQLLRDRDWINQVYLRANHARLKAAHTYVTDELKTLGVPFLNRNAGFFVWIDFRKYLRTGTFEEEMLLWRRFLDNKVLLSCGKAFECSEPGWFRIIFADKTHRLQLGMQRIRRVLEEREHEILSEDKDQLCQSDQDGKADSTDEVIFVSRHQEPGSTGGSNLGDLIGLLQQQMRSSDWLQKNTAEQFAQEKPEIYDVFSKLVGKQ; from the exons GTTTCAGTGAGCCCAACCTGGCTTCCTCATCCCGGATGCAGAGTGTGGGCCCTCGGCCTGGCTTCTCCACCTTGCACCGCCTTCGGAAGAAACGGAAAGGCCAGCGAGTGAAGGACCCCCTTGATGACCTCCTACTAAAGACCCTGACATCACAGCGGGCCATGGAGGAGCGCTTTCTGCAGATGGAGGAGCGGCGGTTACAGCGGGATATGGAAGTGGAGGAACGGCGGATGCAGCTAGAGCAGCGACGTTTTGAACTGGAGCGGGAGCATGAGTTCCGCATGTTCAATGTCTTTGCTCAGATGCTTAGCATCTTAAAGCAGAGCAACAGCGGCTCCTCCTCTTCTGTTGCACTGCCCCGGGGCTTGGATTTCATCCAGGTGCTGTCTGACATCgctgggatgggaggaggagggggcctaCAGGAGGCGAGGGCCATGCATGTAGGGCGACCACATTCTGAGAGAAGGACCGACATGTACAATTTCTGTAACCCTGGCGAGTTCCAGAGCAGCCCCTTCCTCTCAGCTCGTGGAAACATTGCCAATCTCTTTCGTGGCTCGACAGAAGAGGGATACAAGGCCTATCATGCTGACAAGTACGATGAAGACAAAAACCCCAAT ggAATAATTAATTTTGGTACCAGTGAGAATAAACTCTGCTTTGATCTAATGTCCAAGCGG CTGACACAGAGTGATATGAACCTCATGGAGCCTCCACTGCTGCAATATCCTGATTGGAAAGGACATATGTT TTTACGGGAGGAAGTGGCTCGATTTTTGACCTATTATTGCAAGGCCCCTGCACCTCTCAAGGCAGAAAAT GTTATTGTGTTGAATGGTTGTGGCTCTCTGTTTTCTGCATTAGCTACAGTTCTCTGTGATCCAGGGG aagcTGTTCTGATTGCCACCCCCTTTTATGGTGGTATCACCCAGAGTCTGTTCCTGTATGGCAACGTCAAGCTGGTCTATGCCTATTTAGACAGTAAG ATCACCGGAACAAGCACCCGGCCCTTCCAGCTCACAGTGGACAAGCTAGAGAAGGCCCTACAGGATGCCCGGTCAGAG ggTGTTGGTGTGAAAGCCTTAATTCTCCTGAACCCCCAAAATCCCTTAGGGGACCTCTACTCCCTGTCAGAATTACGGGATTACCTGGAGTTTGCTAAAAG GCATGAATTGCATGTAATAGTCGACGAGATCTACATGCTGTCGGTTTTTGATGAATCAGCCACATTCCATAGCGTTCTGGGCATGGACAG attgcctgatccacagaggactCATGTGATGTGGGGAATTAGCAAG GATTTTGCTGTCTCTGGGATTCGTTTTGGCACTTTGTATACTGAGAACCAAGATGTTGCCAATGCAGTGGCCTCCTTGTGTTACTTCCATGGAGTTTGTGGACCTGTCCAACACAAAGTGGCACAGCTGCTCCGAGACAGAG ACTGGATCAATCAAGTATACCTGCGGGCCAACCATGCCCGTCTCAAAGCTGCCCATACCTATGTGACAGATGAGTTGAAGACCCTTGGGGTTCCCTTCCTCAACCGCAATGCCGGCTTCTTTGTTTGGATCGATTTCCGAAAG TACCTTAGGACAGGAACGTTTGAGGAGGAGATGCTGCTCTGGAGGCGATTCCTGGATAACAAGGTTCTGCTGTCCTGTGGCAAAGCCTTTGAGTGCAGTGAGCCGGGGTGGTTCCGTATCATCTTTGCTGACAAAACCCACCGACTACAGTTAG GCATGCAGAGGATCCGTAGAGTCCTGGAAGAGAGGGAGCACGAGATCCTTTCTGAGGACAAGGACCAGCTCTGCCAGTCGGACCAGGATGGCAAAGCAGATAGTACAGACGAGGTCATCTTTGTGTCCCGTCACCAGGAGCCTGGTTCTACTGGGGGCTCCAACCTTGGTGACCTCATtggcctcctgcagcagcagatgcGCTCATCTGACTGGCTGCAGAAGAACACAGCAGAGCAGTTTGCACAGGAGAAGCCAGAAATCTATGACGTGTTCAGCAAACTGGTGGGGAAACAATAG
- the ACCS gene encoding 1-aminocyclopropane-1-carboxylate synthase-like protein 1 isoform X4, which produces MQSVGPRPGFSTLHRLRKKRKGQRVKDPLDDLLLKTLTSQRAMEERFLQMEERRLQRDMEVEERRMQLEQRRFELEREHEFRMFNVFAQMLSILKQSNSGSSSSVALPRGLDFIQVLSDIAGMGGGGGLQEARAMHVGRPHSERRTDMYNFCNPGEFQSSPFLSARGNIANLFRGSTEEGYKAYHADKYDEDKNPNGIINFGTSENKLCFDLMSKRLTQSDMNLMEPPLLQYPDWKGHMFLREEVARFLTYYCKAPAPLKAENVIVLNGCGSLFSALATVLCDPGEAVLIATPFYGGITQSLFLYGNVKLVYAYLDSKITGTSTRPFQLTVDKLEKALQDARSEGVGVKALILLNPQNPLGDLYSLSELRDYLEFAKRHELHVIVDEIYMLSVFDESATFHSVLGMDRLPDPQRTHVMWGISKDFAVSGIRFGTLYTENQDVANAVASLCYFHGVCGPVQHKVAQLLRDRDWINQVYLRANHARLKAAHTYVTDELKTLGVPFLNRNAGFFVWIDFRKYLRTGTFEEEMLLWRRFLDNKVLLSCGKAFECSEPGWFRIIFADKTHRLQLGMQRIRRVLEEREHEILSEDKDQLCQSDQDGKADSTDEVIFVSRHQEPGSTGGSNLGDLIGLLQQQMRSSDWLQKNTAEQFAQEKPEIYDVFSKLVGKQ; this is translated from the exons ATGCAGAGTGTGGGCCCTCGGCCTGGCTTCTCCACCTTGCACCGCCTTCGGAAGAAACGGAAAGGCCAGCGAGTGAAGGACCCCCTTGATGACCTCCTACTAAAGACCCTGACATCACAGCGGGCCATGGAGGAGCGCTTTCTGCAGATGGAGGAGCGGCGGTTACAGCGGGATATGGAAGTGGAGGAACGGCGGATGCAGCTAGAGCAGCGACGTTTTGAACTGGAGCGGGAGCATGAGTTCCGCATGTTCAATGTCTTTGCTCAGATGCTTAGCATCTTAAAGCAGAGCAACAGCGGCTCCTCCTCTTCTGTTGCACTGCCCCGGGGCTTGGATTTCATCCAGGTGCTGTCTGACATCgctgggatgggaggaggagggggcctaCAGGAGGCGAGGGCCATGCATGTAGGGCGACCACATTCTGAGAGAAGGACCGACATGTACAATTTCTGTAACCCTGGCGAGTTCCAGAGCAGCCCCTTCCTCTCAGCTCGTGGAAACATTGCCAATCTCTTTCGTGGCTCGACAGAAGAGGGATACAAGGCCTATCATGCTGACAAGTACGATGAAGACAAAAACCCCAAT ggAATAATTAATTTTGGTACCAGTGAGAATAAACTCTGCTTTGATCTAATGTCCAAGCGG CTGACACAGAGTGATATGAACCTCATGGAGCCTCCACTGCTGCAATATCCTGATTGGAAAGGACATATGTT TTTACGGGAGGAAGTGGCTCGATTTTTGACCTATTATTGCAAGGCCCCTGCACCTCTCAAGGCAGAAAAT GTTATTGTGTTGAATGGTTGTGGCTCTCTGTTTTCTGCATTAGCTACAGTTCTCTGTGATCCAGGGG aagcTGTTCTGATTGCCACCCCCTTTTATGGTGGTATCACCCAGAGTCTGTTCCTGTATGGCAACGTCAAGCTGGTCTATGCCTATTTAGACAGTAAG ATCACCGGAACAAGCACCCGGCCCTTCCAGCTCACAGTGGACAAGCTAGAGAAGGCCCTACAGGATGCCCGGTCAGAG ggTGTTGGTGTGAAAGCCTTAATTCTCCTGAACCCCCAAAATCCCTTAGGGGACCTCTACTCCCTGTCAGAATTACGGGATTACCTGGAGTTTGCTAAAAG GCATGAATTGCATGTAATAGTCGACGAGATCTACATGCTGTCGGTTTTTGATGAATCAGCCACATTCCATAGCGTTCTGGGCATGGACAG attgcctgatccacagaggactCATGTGATGTGGGGAATTAGCAAG GATTTTGCTGTCTCTGGGATTCGTTTTGGCACTTTGTATACTGAGAACCAAGATGTTGCCAATGCAGTGGCCTCCTTGTGTTACTTCCATGGAGTTTGTGGACCTGTCCAACACAAAGTGGCACAGCTGCTCCGAGACAGAG ACTGGATCAATCAAGTATACCTGCGGGCCAACCATGCCCGTCTCAAAGCTGCCCATACCTATGTGACAGATGAGTTGAAGACCCTTGGGGTTCCCTTCCTCAACCGCAATGCCGGCTTCTTTGTTTGGATCGATTTCCGAAAG TACCTTAGGACAGGAACGTTTGAGGAGGAGATGCTGCTCTGGAGGCGATTCCTGGATAACAAGGTTCTGCTGTCCTGTGGCAAAGCCTTTGAGTGCAGTGAGCCGGGGTGGTTCCGTATCATCTTTGCTGACAAAACCCACCGACTACAGTTAG GCATGCAGAGGATCCGTAGAGTCCTGGAAGAGAGGGAGCACGAGATCCTTTCTGAGGACAAGGACCAGCTCTGCCAGTCGGACCAGGATGGCAAAGCAGATAGTACAGACGAGGTCATCTTTGTGTCCCGTCACCAGGAGCCTGGTTCTACTGGGGGCTCCAACCTTGGTGACCTCATtggcctcctgcagcagcagatgcGCTCATCTGACTGGCTGCAGAAGAACACAGCAGAGCAGTTTGCACAGGAGAAGCCAGAAATCTATGACGTGTTCAGCAAACTGGTGGGGAAACAATAG